One region of Oxalobacteraceae bacterium OTU3CAMAD1 genomic DNA includes:
- a CDS encoding carboxypeptidase regulatory-like domain-containing protein — MFRKTVLVNALSIAFGTAALTAAVVQPVMAQSNASGNIFGQVESPSGASIVVENKQTGLKRTALPEAGGRYQVTALPVGRYTVQLVRDGNVVGSNEVEVQIGQGVNASFTGAVQAVQVTGRRSRIDISNTNSGVSFTASELAKLPITPSVASIIQLAPNTTRGDSRYGDGNAPSFGGSAASENAFYINGFPVTNVLFQVGTSELPFGAIGGAQILTGGFGAEFGRSTGGVVNISTKSGTNTWEAGGSVSIEPNSLRSTEKSIYYGNNGLPTDGKLYRYNQDNTRDSTIANVYVSGPIIKDTLFLYANIERTKTDIDNTRANADSTALNTGWEERRDTINRGLVKIDWNINDNHRLEGTYINDDPKSDRKYYRFDYANQTHGPDQTGGAHYESYGPTPVAAKVGAEIKILNYTGNLSDDVTLTAMVGKSLTEHVYDPVGYNPTLFQVTAPAIARIPGFSYNSPQTTTGNILAPGAFDEQKVMNLNLQYKVGDHTIRVGADQNKISSKAGNSRAGGGTWVYGFATNPNSPINSAIPAPSTNGGFGSQGYYVSRVLSSGVSTPSVDQDAQYIEDTWQATSKLIIKAGLRNEQFTNYNGDGQPYVSMRHQLAPRFGATWDAFGDSSLKVFANAGRYHLQMPTNVAVRAAGASLNTSEYFTYSGIDPATGAPTGLRPLGALYSANNEFGQSKDPRGVAAQNMDSLYQDELILGFERAYSPSLNFGAKVTYRKLKSTIDDFCDQRPFDKYAADNGIENNFVFNCALFNPGKDNDFLVDYAGDGSKLTPVHLTAAELGYPEVKRSYVALDLFAEHPLRNGWYGKINYTLSRNSGNTEGQTRSDSGQADVSTTAVFDYPELTLNSDGLLPNDRKHQIKAYGFYQFTDQFMVGGNLLVASGRPKNCIGNLPQSYYDAGNDATGYGSEFFFCNNQAAPRGSRGRMPWDARLDLNVAYTPTFLKGLVLRADVFNVFDRRAAQNQTESYNTGLGQNALYGNVISYTAPRSVKLTAEYSYKF; from the coding sequence ATGTTCAGGAAAACAGTCTTAGTGAATGCGCTGTCGATTGCCTTCGGCACGGCGGCCTTGACCGCCGCAGTGGTGCAGCCGGTGATGGCGCAGTCGAACGCCTCGGGTAACATCTTCGGCCAGGTCGAATCGCCGTCGGGCGCCTCGATCGTGGTCGAGAACAAGCAAACCGGCTTGAAGCGGACGGCGTTGCCGGAGGCGGGCGGCCGCTACCAGGTCACGGCGCTGCCGGTGGGCCGCTACACGGTCCAGCTGGTGCGCGACGGTAACGTGGTCGGCAGCAATGAAGTCGAGGTGCAAATCGGCCAGGGCGTCAACGCTTCCTTCACCGGCGCCGTGCAGGCGGTGCAGGTGACGGGCCGCCGCAGCCGCATCGACATTTCCAACACCAACAGCGGCGTATCGTTTACCGCCAGCGAGCTGGCCAAGCTGCCGATCACGCCGTCGGTGGCGTCGATCATCCAGCTGGCGCCCAACACCACGCGCGGCGACTCGCGCTACGGCGACGGCAACGCGCCGAGCTTCGGCGGTTCGGCGGCGTCGGAAAACGCCTTCTATATCAACGGCTTCCCGGTCACCAACGTGCTGTTCCAGGTCGGCACCTCCGAACTGCCGTTCGGCGCCATCGGCGGCGCGCAAATCCTCACCGGCGGCTTCGGCGCCGAATTCGGGCGCTCGACCGGCGGCGTCGTCAACATCTCGACCAAGAGCGGCACCAACACCTGGGAAGCGGGCGGCAGCGTCAGCATCGAGCCGAACTCGCTGCGCTCGACCGAGAAGAGCATCTATTACGGCAACAACGGTTTGCCGACCGATGGCAAGCTGTACCGCTACAACCAGGACAACACCCGCGACAGCACCATCGCCAACGTGTACGTCAGCGGCCCGATCATCAAGGACACCTTGTTCTTGTACGCCAATATCGAGCGCACCAAGACCGACATCGACAATACCCGCGCCAATGCCGACAGCACGGCCCTGAACACCGGCTGGGAAGAGCGCCGCGACACCATCAACCGTGGCCTGGTCAAGATCGACTGGAACATCAACGACAACCACCGCCTGGAAGGCACCTACATCAACGACGATCCGAAGTCGGACCGCAAGTACTACCGTTTCGACTACGCCAACCAGACGCACGGCCCCGACCAGACCGGCGGCGCGCACTATGAAAGCTACGGCCCGACGCCGGTGGCCGCCAAGGTCGGCGCCGAGATCAAGATCCTCAACTACACCGGCAACCTGTCCGACGACGTGACCCTGACGGCCATGGTCGGCAAGAGCCTGACCGAGCACGTGTACGACCCTGTCGGTTACAACCCGACCCTGTTCCAGGTGACGGCGCCGGCCATCGCGCGCATCCCCGGCTTCAGCTACAACAGTCCGCAGACGACCACCGGCAACATCCTGGCTCCCGGCGCGTTCGACGAGCAAAAGGTGATGAACCTGAACCTGCAGTACAAGGTGGGTGACCACACCATCCGCGTCGGCGCCGACCAGAACAAGATCAGCTCGAAGGCCGGCAACAGCCGCGCCGGCGGCGGCACCTGGGTGTATGGCTTCGCCACCAATCCGAACTCGCCGATCAACTCGGCCATCCCGGCGCCGTCCACCAACGGCGGCTTCGGCAGCCAGGGCTACTATGTCAGCCGCGTGTTGTCGTCGGGCGTGTCGACGCCATCGGTCGACCAGGACGCGCAATACATCGAGGACACCTGGCAAGCGACGTCCAAGCTCATCATCAAGGCCGGGCTGCGCAACGAGCAGTTCACCAACTACAACGGCGACGGCCAGCCTTACGTGTCGATGCGCCACCAGCTGGCGCCACGCTTCGGCGCCACCTGGGACGCGTTCGGCGATTCGTCGCTCAAGGTGTTCGCCAACGCCGGCCGCTACCATCTGCAAATGCCGACCAACGTCGCCGTGCGCGCGGCGGGCGCCTCGCTCAACACGTCCGAATATTTCACCTATTCCGGCATCGACCCGGCCACCGGCGCGCCGACCGGCCTGCGGCCGCTGGGCGCGCTGTACTCGGCCAACAACGAGTTTGGCCAGTCGAAGGATCCGCGCGGCGTCGCCGCCCAGAACATGGACTCGCTGTACCAGGACGAACTGATCCTTGGCTTCGAGCGCGCCTATTCGCCCAGCCTGAACTTCGGCGCCAAGGTCACCTACCGCAAGCTGAAATCGACCATCGACGACTTCTGCGACCAGCGCCCGTTCGACAAGTACGCGGCCGACAACGGCATCGAGAACAACTTCGTGTTCAACTGTGCGCTGTTCAACCCGGGCAAGGACAACGACTTCCTGGTCGATTACGCCGGCGACGGTTCCAAGCTGACGCCGGTGCACCTGACGGCGGCCGAGCTGGGCTATCCGGAGGTCAAGCGCAGCTACGTGGCGCTGGACCTGTTCGCCGAGCATCCGCTGCGCAACGGCTGGTACGGCAAGATCAACTACACCTTGTCGCGCAACAGCGGCAACACCGAAGGCCAGACCCGTTCCGATTCGGGCCAGGCCGACGTGTCGACCACGGCGGTGTTCGATTATCCGGAACTGACCCTGAACTCGGACGGCCTGCTGCCGAACGACCGCAAGCACCAGATCAAGGCCTACGGCTTCTATCAGTTCACCGACCAGTTCATGGTCGGCGGCAACCTGCTGGTGGCGTCCGGCCGTCCGAAGAACTGCATCGGCAATTTGCCGCAGTCCTACTATGACGCCGGCAACGACGCCACCGGTTACGGTTCGGAGTTCTTCTTCTGTAACAACCAGGCGGCGCCGCGCGGCAGCCGCGGCCGCATGCCGTGGGACGCGCGCCTGGACCTGAACGTGGCCTACACGCCGACGTTCCTGAAGGGATTGGTCCTGCGGGCCGACGTCTTCAACGTGTTCGACCGCCGCGCCGCCCAGAACCAGACCGAGTCGTACAACACCGGCCTGGGCCAGAACGCCCTGTACGGCAACGTGATCAGCTACACCGCGCCGCGCTCGGTCAAGCTGACCGCCGAGTACAGCTACAAGTTCTAA